From the genome of Rhodobacteraceae bacterium Araon29, one region includes:
- a CDS encoding potassium transporter TrkH, producing the protein MIDLRPVGYVIGILLALLGGAMVLPFLVDLAEGRGQWMVFAQSAIITGLFGTLLAIACSNGVKEGLTIQQTFLLTTGVWLALPLFGALPFVFGATEARYVDAFFEAMSGLTTTGSTVLSGLETLPKGLLLWRGILQWLGGIGIIVVAMVFLPELRVGGMQIFKAEAFDTLGKILPRATTISIQISFIYVSITMACIVAYFSVGMSAFDATVHAMTTVATGGFSNYDSSFAAFPAAVEYVAVVFMILAALPFVRYVQLLNGNQTAVFKDAQVRSFLILICALVVITALVLLSFGQLENETAVRKALFNITSIISGTGYASSDYMQWGSFLVTLFFFIGLIGGCAGSTACSVKIFRYQLVFASVKTQLMKIKSPNGVFVPQYDGRAIDDEVLNSVMSFFTFFLATLGAVAVLLGMTGLDFITSLSAAASALANIGPGLGPEIGPTGNFSGLNDTAKWILSAAMLIGRLELLAVYAILTVQFWRA; encoded by the coding sequence ATGATTGACCTAAGACCTGTTGGATATGTAATCGGTATCTTGCTGGCCCTTTTAGGGGGGGCGATGGTGCTGCCGTTTCTTGTCGATTTGGCAGAGGGACGCGGCCAGTGGATGGTTTTTGCCCAAAGCGCGATTATTACGGGTTTGTTTGGCACACTTTTGGCTATTGCTTGTTCTAATGGGGTCAAAGAGGGCCTCACCATTCAGCAGACGTTTTTACTCACCACTGGTGTATGGTTGGCCTTGCCGTTATTCGGAGCGCTGCCATTTGTATTTGGGGCCACAGAGGCCCGTTATGTGGATGCCTTTTTTGAAGCTATGTCAGGTCTAACGACCACGGGCTCGACGGTGCTCAGCGGATTGGAAACTCTGCCTAAAGGTTTGCTTTTGTGGCGCGGAATTCTCCAATGGCTGGGCGGTATCGGTATTATCGTCGTGGCCATGGTATTTTTGCCAGAGCTTAGAGTTGGCGGCATGCAAATCTTTAAGGCTGAGGCTTTTGATACATTGGGGAAAATTCTACCCCGTGCGACGACTATTTCAATCCAGATATCCTTTATTTATGTCTCGATCACAATGGCCTGTATCGTGGCCTATTTTTCAGTTGGAATGTCTGCTTTTGATGCCACGGTGCATGCAATGACCACGGTGGCAACGGGTGGATTTTCAAATTATGACTCCTCGTTTGCGGCCTTTCCAGCGGCAGTGGAATATGTGGCAGTGGTGTTTATGATCCTCGCCGCTCTCCCGTTCGTACGGTACGTTCAATTGCTGAACGGCAATCAAACGGCTGTCTTTAAAGATGCCCAAGTACGCAGTTTTTTGATCTTGATTTGTGCACTGGTCGTTATAACTGCTTTGGTACTTTTAAGCTTTGGTCAGTTGGAAAATGAAACGGCTGTCCGAAAAGCCCTTTTCAATATCACATCAATTATAAGCGGCACTGGCTATGCCAGTTCTGATTATATGCAATGGGGTAGTTTTTTAGTCACCTTGTTCTTTTTCATCGGATTAATTGGTGGCTGCGCTGGCTCAACGGCTTGTTCGGTTAAGATTTTCCGCTACCAATTGGTATTTGCTTCGGTCAAAACGCAATTGATGAAGATCAAATCGCCAAATGGGGTATTTGTGCCGCAATATGATGGCCGCGCAATTGATGATGAAGTGCTGAATTCGGTAATGTCATTTTTTACGTTCTTTTTGGCAACCCTCGGTGCGGTCGCTGTCTTATTGGGCATGACCGGGTTGGATTTTATCACGTCACTTTCAGCCGCGGCATCGGCTTTGGCCAATATTGGGCCGGGTCTCGGCCCAGAAATTGGACCAACGGGAAATTTTTCTGGCCTGAATGATACTGCAAAGTGGATTTTATCTGCGGCTATGCTGATTGGCCGCCTTGAACTGCTGGCGGTTTATGCCATTTTGACCGTTCAATTTTGGAGAGCATGA
- a CDS encoding acetolactate synthase isozyme1 large subunit yields MKRPLGAQISHYLKSQGVEVIFGIPGVHNQEMYRGIEEAGIRHVLARHEQGAGFMADGYARATGKPGVAYVITGPGLCNIMTPMGQAYSDSVSMLVLSSCLDETSARRGQLHQMLDQAAAARTVCDWSEPAHSAAAAYTLIDRAFEEFAHQRARPKHIQVPIAQLEAIADPGPARQVPAQPVTGGEAALSAVVGLIQKANKPLFIFGGGAVSAKVMPLLEKTGAAAISTFAGRGVVASDYPLYLGACLARPSSADVIATADLVVVIGSELAEVDLWRAQLGHKDSLVRVDIDPQVLADPQSSDIRILMRSEDFVGQLTAQLEPSDKRTGWQPDDVKQARQKWTAETDAEFPGILPVCRALQEVMPEQAMIYSDMTQFAYLAKEVWDMPRAAHWHHPFGFGTLGYALPAAIGGAVARKDLPTVAIAGDYGFQYTLPELGVAVELGLSLPILVWDNTKLKAIEDSMVAAQIAPNAVQALNPDFSAVARAYGAAACRPQTLRELQSALIKAFVEPCPTVIHMTPELR; encoded by the coding sequence ATGAAAAGACCACTAGGCGCACAAATTTCCCATTACCTTAAAAGCCAGGGTGTCGAGGTAATTTTCGGCATCCCAGGGGTACATAATCAGGAAATGTATCGGGGCATTGAGGAAGCAGGTATTCGCCATGTACTGGCGCGTCATGAACAGGGCGCGGGATTTATGGCTGATGGTTATGCGCGTGCAACGGGCAAGCCGGGTGTGGCTTATGTGATTACTGGGCCCGGGCTTTGCAATATTATGACACCCATGGGGCAGGCTTATTCAGATAGCGTATCGATGCTGGTACTATCCTCGTGTTTGGATGAAACATCTGCGCGGCGCGGTCAGTTGCACCAAATGCTGGATCAGGCTGCTGCAGCCCGAACGGTATGTGATTGGTCCGAACCTGCTCATAGTGCGGCGGCGGCCTATACATTGATTGATCGTGCCTTTGAAGAGTTTGCGCACCAAAGAGCGCGGCCGAAACATATTCAGGTTCCGATTGCGCAACTAGAAGCGATTGCTGATCCGGGGCCAGCGCGCCAAGTGCCGGCGCAGCCTGTCACAGGGGGTGAGGCCGCCTTGTCAGCTGTTGTCGGATTGATCCAAAAGGCGAACAAACCGCTGTTTATTTTTGGTGGTGGTGCTGTTAGTGCCAAGGTCATGCCCTTGCTTGAGAAAACAGGCGCTGCAGCCATTTCTACCTTTGCTGGACGGGGTGTGGTGGCGTCGGATTATCCTCTTTATCTCGGGGCGTGTTTGGCGCGGCCTAGTTCTGCAGATGTCATTGCAACGGCAGATTTGGTTGTGGTCATTGGCAGCGAATTGGCCGAGGTTGATTTGTGGCGTGCCCAATTGGGACATAAAGACAGCTTGGTTCGTGTTGACATTGACCCACAGGTATTGGCTGATCCTCAAAGCTCGGATATCCGCATTTTGATGCGGTCTGAAGACTTTGTTGGGCAGCTTACTGCACAGTTAGAGCCAAGCGATAAACGCACGGGCTGGCAGCCAGATGACGTCAAACAAGCAAGGCAAAAATGGACCGCTGAGACCGATGCCGAGTTCCCTGGTATTTTGCCAGTTTGCCGGGCCCTACAAGAGGTTATGCCAGAGCAGGCGATGATTTATTCCGATATGACCCAGTTTGCCTATTTGGCAAAGGAAGTATGGGATATGCCGCGTGCGGCCCATTGGCATCATCCCTTTGGATTTGGCACTTTAGGCTATGCTTTACCCGCAGCAATTGGCGGTGCTGTGGCGCGTAAGGATTTGCCCACTGTTGCCATTGCTGGCGATTATGGGTTTCAATACACGCTGCCCGAATTGGGGGTTGCGGTCGAACTAGGTTTAAGTCTGCCGATCCTTGTTTGGGACAATACCAAGCTGAAAGCCATCGAGGATAGTATGGTTGCTGCCCAGATTGCGCCCAATGCTGTTCAAGCGCTCAATCCAGATTTTAGCGCAGTGGCGCGTGCTTATGGCGCTGCCGCCTGCCGTCCGCAAACGCTGCGTGAACTGCAATCTGCGTTGATTAAGGCCTTTGTAGAACCCTGTCCGACAGTCATCCATATGACTCCTGAACTGCGGTGA
- a CDS encoding peptidoglycan-binding protein: protein MWRQILSVIAGTIFLPTLLLADDSLWVQVEAQPSLLEAEDRARKYAERLPNVHAFSLGSGWYAIAVGPYTQDEIELEYQNLRTELEIPFDSFISTGDNFRQKIWSPGSQTAENTDVSGSANILSQAVEVTQGYDFSAIDRSKDETLDLALQSEAALDTSSKKDLQRALQWAGYYTSSIDGMFGTGTRNSMKQWQDANQFPQTGVLSTLQRDILLKQYDQILVESGIEKITDLQTGVIINLPMGVLEFSHYEPPLAHFKATDGGPQSAYVISQKGNKAALRALYRALQTLSILPPDGSRRLYETGFSITGQNSQITSVAEAFMSQGEIKGYILVWPSNDDTRSRRLFRNIKNSFETISGVLEPTAGTGALEEVDALFGLDLRQPLFSRSGIFATSDGHVITDASGLERCDEITIRPNYKAKILSPDEASGFAILAPESRLVPLSVAQFARAPLGLSDQVISAGYSYEGRLDFPSITQGTVDEMRGLDGSEDIIRLSIPAMKGDAGGPILNQAGAVSGLLLDASTGPRSLPQNVHLALKSQKIIDRLASLGIFVQSYSGQKPTEDVLLAKQARSITALVNCWKD, encoded by the coding sequence ATGTGGCGTCAGATTTTATCAGTGATTGCAGGGACGATTTTCTTACCCACCCTCTTACTCGCTGATGATAGCCTTTGGGTTCAAGTTGAAGCGCAGCCCAGCCTTCTAGAAGCAGAAGATCGAGCTCGCAAATATGCAGAGCGATTGCCAAATGTGCATGCGTTTTCTTTGGGCTCTGGGTGGTATGCCATTGCCGTTGGACCCTATACTCAGGATGAGATAGAATTAGAGTATCAAAATCTGCGAACAGAATTAGAAATTCCTTTCGATAGCTTCATTTCCACAGGGGATAATTTTCGTCAAAAAATTTGGTCACCTGGATCACAAACAGCTGAAAATACAGACGTGAGTGGTTCGGCAAATATATTGTCTCAAGCGGTTGAGGTAACCCAAGGATACGATTTTAGCGCCATCGACCGCTCTAAAGATGAAACACTGGATCTAGCGCTACAATCAGAAGCCGCACTGGATACATCTTCAAAGAAAGACTTGCAGCGCGCTTTGCAATGGGCGGGCTACTATACCTCCTCTATAGATGGCATGTTTGGGACAGGTACGCGGAACTCAATGAAACAATGGCAAGACGCCAATCAGTTTCCACAAACCGGGGTCCTGTCCACATTGCAGCGTGATATTTTGCTAAAGCAATACGATCAAATACTGGTTGAGTCGGGAATAGAAAAAATCACCGATTTGCAAACTGGTGTTATCATTAATTTACCAATGGGTGTGCTTGAGTTTTCCCACTATGAACCCCCGCTTGCACATTTTAAGGCAACAGACGGCGGTCCTCAGTCGGCTTATGTAATCTCACAAAAGGGCAACAAAGCCGCCCTTAGGGCACTCTATCGGGCTCTGCAAACTTTAAGCATTCTGCCACCTGATGGATCGCGCAGGCTTTATGAGACTGGCTTTTCTATTACTGGTCAGAACAGTCAAATTACATCTGTTGCCGAAGCATTCATGAGCCAAGGTGAGATCAAAGGCTATATCTTGGTATGGCCATCTAATGATGATACGCGGAGCCGGAGACTTTTTAGGAATATCAAAAACAGCTTCGAGACAATCTCAGGCGTCCTAGAACCAACGGCGGGAACCGGTGCCCTAGAAGAAGTAGACGCTCTTTTCGGATTGGATTTGAGGCAGCCTTTATTTTCTAGATCAGGAATTTTTGCGACCTCTGATGGGCATGTAATCACCGACGCAAGCGGGCTTGAACGGTGCGACGAAATCACTATCCGGCCGAATTACAAGGCAAAGATACTAAGCCCAGATGAAGCTTCTGGGTTTGCAATACTGGCGCCAGAAAGCCGTCTGGTTCCCCTGTCTGTGGCCCAATTCGCCCGCGCGCCTTTAGGTTTATCGGATCAGGTAATTTCCGCAGGTTACTCATATGAAGGACGGCTCGATTTCCCAAGCATCACGCAAGGAACGGTGGATGAGATGCGCGGCCTGGATGGCAGTGAAGATATTATAAGACTGTCGATACCTGCTATGAAGGGTGACGCTGGCGGTCCGATACTTAACCAAGCTGGGGCTGTGTCGGGTTTGCTGCTCGACGCATCGACAGGTCCTCGTAGCCTTCCACAGAATGTGCATCTGGCGCTTAAATCGCAAAAAATTATTGACCGGCTGGCGAGCTTAGGAATTTTTGTCCAGAGCTATTCAGGCCAAAAGCCGACCGAAGACGTGCTTTTGGCAAAGCAAGCGCGGTCTATCACAGCGCTAGTGAATTGCTGGAAGGATTAA
- a CDS encoding glycine--tRNA ligase subunit alpha, whose product MTPTKPTSFQDIILRLQTYWSEKGCAIMQPYDMEVGAGTFHPATTLRSLGSRPWAAAYVQPSRRPTDGRYGENPNRLQHYYQYQVLIKPSPPDLQELYLGSLEAIGIDMALHDIRFVEDDWESPTLGAWGLGWEVWCDGMEVSQFTYFQQVGGHDCHPVSGELTYGLERLAMYVLGVDHVMEMPFNDPQTPIALKYADVFKQTEEEYARWNFDVADTDILLRHFEDAEAACAAILAQEPTDPKTGKRIIMAHPAYDQCIKASHLFNLLDARGVISVTERQAYIGRVRALAKQCADAFVMTEAGGFRA is encoded by the coding sequence ATGACACCCACCAAGCCCACTTCTTTTCAAGATATTATTTTGCGTCTCCAAACCTATTGGTCGGAGAAGGGCTGCGCCATTATGCAGCCCTACGATATGGAGGTCGGGGCAGGGACCTTTCATCCCGCGACAACGCTGCGCTCGTTAGGCTCGCGGCCTTGGGCGGCTGCTTATGTCCAGCCTTCGCGTCGGCCAACAGATGGTCGATATGGGGAAAACCCCAATCGTTTACAGCATTATTATCAGTATCAAGTGCTGATCAAGCCAAGTCCGCCCGATTTACAAGAGCTATACCTTGGGTCCCTAGAGGCTATTGGAATTGATATGGCTCTGCATGATATCCGCTTTGTGGAAGACGACTGGGAAAGCCCGACCTTAGGCGCTTGGGGCCTAGGCTGGGAGGTGTGGTGTGATGGTATGGAAGTGTCACAGTTCACCTATTTTCAACAGGTTGGCGGCCATGACTGCCATCCTGTTTCGGGCGAGCTTACCTATGGTCTAGAGCGGTTGGCTATGTATGTTCTTGGTGTTGACCATGTAATGGAAATGCCCTTCAACGATCCGCAAACCCCGATTGCATTAAAATATGCGGATGTATTCAAGCAAACCGAAGAAGAATATGCGCGGTGGAATTTTGACGTAGCCGATACAGATATCTTGCTGCGCCATTTCGAAGATGCCGAAGCCGCCTGTGCAGCCATATTGGCGCAGGAACCGACTGACCCAAAAACCGGCAAACGCATCATCATGGCCCATCCGGCCTATGATCAGTGTATTAAAGCCAGCCATCTGTTCAATTTGTTAGACGCGCGTGGGGTCATTTCTGTGACCGAGAGGCAAGCTTACATCGGGCGCGTGCGCGCCTTGGCCAAACAATGCGCTGATGCCTTTGTGATGACCGAAGCTGGCGGGTTTAGGGCATAA
- a CDS encoding histidine kinase, translated as MGKFLAIVLVTCGIIAGGAMYYLQVYAYYSTVVPNGSTDVVLKPLDGSVAQAIAYSDYKAIDSNSSPIRYRACFTAENTADELKALYVTIKDAEPLVAPGWFDCFDAKEIGAAIESQSATSFLSIENVSYGIDRIVSVLDDGRGYAWNKINRCGKIAFAGKPLPPDCPTPPESN; from the coding sequence ATGGGGAAGTTTTTGGCAATAGTTCTTGTGACCTGCGGCATTATTGCAGGCGGGGCAATGTATTATTTGCAAGTTTATGCTTATTACAGCACGGTTGTGCCAAATGGCAGTACGGATGTGGTTTTGAAACCTCTGGATGGCTCTGTTGCGCAAGCTATTGCGTATAGCGATTACAAAGCAATCGATTCCAACAGTTCGCCAATCCGTTATCGCGCGTGCTTTACTGCCGAAAACACCGCCGATGAGTTAAAGGCGCTTTACGTTACCATCAAGGATGCAGAACCTTTAGTCGCACCGGGGTGGTTTGATTGTTTTGATGCCAAAGAAATTGGCGCTGCTATAGAGTCCCAAAGCGCAACAAGTTTTCTATCGATCGAAAATGTTTCTTATGGCATCGACCGCATTGTCAGTGTGCTTGATGATGGCCGCGGCTATGCGTGGAATAAGATCAATCGATGCGGTAAAATTGCCTTTGCTGGAAAACCTCTCCCACCTGATTGTCCAACACCGCCCGAAAGTAACTGA
- a CDS encoding glycine--tRNA ligase subunit beta, producing MPDLLIELFSEEIPARMQARAAEDLKTKVTNGLVEAGLTYLGAAGFSTPRRLALTVHGLPEESPLVREERKGPRVDAPEKAIEGFLRGTGLSRDQLSIRDEKKGQVYFATLETQGRPAAQIVSAVVENVVRNFPWPKSMRWGSGSLRWVRPLHSIVCLLSDESGAQIVDLDIDGLQAGDSTCGHRFMGPQRFSVSSFEDYTAKLKRSFVILDAAERAESIWQDASNQAFALGLELVEDRGLLTEVAGLVEWPVVLLGRIEDQFLDLPPEVLRASMKEHQKFFSLRNPKTGRIEYFATVANRETADQGATILSGNQKVLAARLADAKFFWENDLRIAKSNGLTLWADSLGNVTFHNKLGSQKQRVDRIASLAGNLAPFVGADKGLAEQAAQVAKADLASEMVYEFPELQGLMGRYYASAAGLPDTVAQAAQAHYSPLGPSDTVPSEQVSVAVALADKLDMLTGFWSIDEKPTGSKDPFALRRAALGVIRLLLENGITLPLKEAFALSKAKVDVSDLLGFFHDRLKVFLRDQGLRHDIIDACVALEGNDDLLLVVKRAKALSEFLVSEDGENLVQGFKRANNILTQAEEKDGVEYSYGADVKFAQSDEERGLFAALEAQSKVIKSALKQEDFSEAMRGMAALRVPVDAFFEAVQVNTDNEVVRRNRLNLLNLIRSTCWAVADLTKIEG from the coding sequence ATGCCAGATCTTCTCATTGAACTTTTTTCCGAAGAAATTCCGGCTCGGATGCAGGCCCGGGCAGCGGAAGATTTAAAAACCAAGGTCACCAATGGTTTGGTAGAAGCCGGGCTGACCTATTTAGGCGCAGCAGGTTTTTCGACACCGCGGCGTTTAGCGCTTACTGTTCATGGCTTGCCAGAAGAAAGCCCTTTGGTGCGTGAAGAGCGAAAAGGCCCCCGCGTTGATGCCCCGGAAAAGGCGATCGAAGGTTTTTTGCGCGGCACGGGTTTAAGCCGAGATCAACTTTCCATTCGGGATGAAAAAAAGGGTCAGGTGTATTTTGCCACACTGGAAACACAAGGCCGGCCCGCCGCACAGATTGTCAGTGCTGTTGTAGAAAATGTTGTTCGGAACTTTCCGTGGCCCAAGTCCATGCGCTGGGGCAGTGGTTCCTTGCGCTGGGTTCGACCGCTGCATTCGATTGTTTGCCTGCTGAGCGACGAAAGCGGCGCACAAATCGTTGATTTGGATATTGATGGCCTGCAAGCGGGTGATAGCACCTGCGGTCATCGGTTTATGGGGCCACAGAGGTTTTCGGTTTCTAGCTTTGAAGATTATACCGCCAAACTTAAGCGGTCGTTTGTCATTCTTGATGCTGCTGAACGTGCGGAATCCATTTGGCAAGATGCTAGCAATCAGGCGTTTGCATTGGGGCTAGAGCTTGTAGAGGATCGCGGTCTTCTGACCGAAGTTGCCGGCTTAGTTGAGTGGCCAGTGGTGCTTTTGGGGCGTATTGAAGATCAGTTCCTTGATCTTCCCCCCGAGGTCCTGCGGGCCTCGATGAAAGAGCATCAAAAGTTCTTTTCACTGCGCAATCCCAAAACAGGCCGCATTGAATATTTCGCAACTGTCGCCAACAGAGAAACCGCAGACCAAGGCGCAACAATTTTGTCGGGCAACCAAAAGGTTCTCGCAGCACGTTTGGCGGATGCAAAGTTTTTTTGGGAAAATGACCTGCGTATTGCCAAGTCTAACGGTTTGACACTTTGGGCGGACAGTCTTGGAAATGTCACATTCCACAACAAGCTAGGCAGCCAGAAGCAACGCGTTGACCGGATCGCCAGTTTGGCCGGAAATCTGGCGCCGTTTGTTGGCGCAGATAAGGGCTTGGCGGAGCAAGCCGCGCAGGTGGCAAAAGCGGACCTGGCCTCGGAAATGGTCTATGAGTTTCCCGAATTGCAAGGTCTTATGGGGCGGTATTATGCCAGTGCCGCTGGTTTGCCCGATACGGTTGCGCAGGCTGCCCAAGCCCATTATTCGCCATTGGGCCCATCGGACACCGTACCATCCGAGCAGGTCTCGGTTGCCGTCGCTTTGGCGGATAAGCTTGATATGCTCACTGGGTTTTGGTCTATCGATGAAAAGCCAACCGGCAGTAAAGACCCATTTGCACTTCGCCGTGCCGCATTGGGTGTGATCCGGCTGCTTTTGGAAAATGGGATAACATTGCCCTTGAAAGAGGCTTTTGCGCTGAGCAAAGCAAAAGTTGATGTTTCTGATTTGCTTGGGTTTTTTCATGACCGTTTGAAAGTATTCTTACGTGACCAAGGACTGCGCCATGATATCATTGATGCATGTGTGGCGCTTGAGGGGAACGACGATTTGCTGCTTGTTGTCAAGCGGGCGAAAGCGCTGTCTGAATTTCTTGTCTCAGAGGATGGAGAAAATTTGGTGCAGGGCTTCAAGCGCGCCAATAATATTTTAACCCAAGCCGAAGAAAAAGATGGTGTTGAGTATTCTTATGGCGCCGATGTGAAATTTGCCCAAAGCGATGAAGAACGCGGGTTGTTCGCGGCTCTTGAGGCCCAGTCTAAAGTGATTAAATCGGCTTTGAAGCAAGAAGATTTTTCCGAGGCGATGCGTGGAATGGCTGCGCTGAGGGTGCCGGTTGATGCTTTTTTCGAAGCTGTGCAAGTAAATACAGATAACGAAGTGGTGCGGCGTAATAGGCTAAATTTACTGAACCTCATTCGTTCCACCTGCTGGGCTGTAGCCGATTTGACAAAAATAGAAGGCTAA
- a CDS encoding pyruvate, phosphate dikinase, whose amino-acid sequence MQQEQSDIALVTPNAAISAPTHGGRAKCLQRLVRLELPVPKTVALPFDVVHGIAANQMPDMAQILDHFDPDTLLCVRPSSQSIDWGGPKAILNIGMNHARFSALSETLGTEAAAKVYYWFIQAYSIHVARLDPEIFDHIQGQGQAALEAALRAYEEETEEVFPQARAVQLAEVLRSMARAWEGTTARLLRQAKGAPADAGLGLVVQKMAFGVGRGECGFGVLQLVDSDTGKPKVVGRYRRQSQGRDGLSSNEGVMYLTRDKRGPSLEEAKPDILNTLQEQAVLMRQRLREEMQIEFTIEDGNLHILDGIRAPRRASAALRIAVSLAKSGVISKQEALLRIEPGSLGELLHRQVHPDANRDVLAQAVAASPGAATGQIVFSAEAAQASAARGEPCVLVRRETSPEDIRGMHAASAVLTERGGMTSHAAVIGRGLGLPCVVGASAIRFQIRKKQLVTPDGRIFQEGDTLTIDGSNGQILAGEPPMVEAVLDDAFQSLMGWADEISDIAVRANADTPADAQTARNFNAHGIGLCRTEHMFFEADRLTVMREMIFANDSNERRAVLDRLLPMQRADFIKLFGIMQGLPVCIRLFDPPLHEFLPTDRAGLRDLAEALDLPMSDVTRRVEAMGEYNPMLGLRGVRLGITVPEIYEMQAQAIFEATIESKDAGAPVVPEIMIPLVSAKREVELVKSRIEAVAARVRTNKGVDFDYKLGVMVETPRAALRANEIAINSAFLSFGTNDLTQMTYGLSRDDAGRFMSTYVQQGVFPEDPFHTLDVEGVGELLRLGAERARASSPEVVISICGEHGGSPEAIAFCRDHGFDYVSCSPFRVPVARLAAAQLAIRDQTT is encoded by the coding sequence GTGCAGCAAGAACAATCAGATATAGCGCTAGTGACCCCAAACGCAGCGATTTCCGCCCCGACACATGGGGGGCGTGCCAAATGTTTACAGCGTTTGGTACGCCTTGAATTACCGGTTCCTAAAACGGTCGCCCTGCCTTTTGATGTGGTGCACGGTATTGCGGCCAATCAAATGCCTGATATGGCGCAGATATTAGATCATTTTGATCCAGATACTTTATTATGTGTTCGCCCGTCTTCCCAAAGTATTGACTGGGGCGGGCCAAAGGCAATTCTAAACATTGGTATGAACCATGCGCGGTTTTCGGCGCTTTCCGAGACGCTGGGAACAGAGGCTGCTGCCAAAGTTTATTATTGGTTCATACAAGCCTATTCCATTCATGTGGCACGACTGGACCCAGAGATTTTTGATCATATCCAAGGTCAGGGGCAGGCGGCACTTGAAGCTGCACTGCGCGCCTATGAAGAAGAAACAGAAGAGGTTTTTCCACAAGCGCGTGCGGTACAGTTGGCTGAAGTGTTGCGCTCGATGGCCCGCGCTTGGGAAGGTACCACTGCAAGATTACTGCGGCAGGCCAAAGGCGCGCCAGCAGATGCTGGCCTAGGGCTTGTCGTTCAAAAAATGGCCTTTGGCGTGGGGCGCGGCGAGTGTGGCTTTGGTGTGCTGCAATTGGTTGATAGTGATACAGGAAAGCCAAAGGTAGTTGGGCGATATCGCCGCCAAAGTCAGGGACGTGACGGATTAAGCAGTAATGAAGGTGTGATGTATTTGACCCGCGATAAGCGCGGACCGTCACTTGAGGAAGCCAAACCAGATATTCTTAATACTCTGCAGGAGCAGGCGGTGCTTATGCGCCAGCGTTTGCGCGAAGAAATGCAAATTGAATTTACCATTGAAGATGGAAATCTGCATATTCTTGATGGAATACGTGCGCCGCGCCGCGCCTCAGCAGCGTTGAGGATTGCGGTATCTTTGGCCAAAAGTGGCGTGATCTCTAAACAAGAGGCTTTGCTGCGAATAGAGCCTGGATCTTTGGGCGAATTACTACACAGACAAGTACATCCGGATGCAAACCGAGATGTTTTGGCACAAGCTGTTGCCGCCAGTCCTGGGGCGGCCACTGGCCAGATTGTCTTTAGCGCCGAGGCCGCTCAAGCCAGCGCTGCGCGCGGCGAGCCTTGTGTCTTGGTGCGCCGAGAAACCAGTCCCGAAGATATTCGCGGCATGCATGCGGCCTCTGCGGTGCTAACGGAACGCGGCGGAATGACAAGCCATGCTGCAGTGATTGGTCGTGGATTGGGTCTTCCTTGCGTTGTGGGGGCATCTGCAATCCGCTTTCAGATCAGGAAAAAGCAGCTGGTCACCCCTGATGGCAGGATATTCCAAGAAGGAGATACTTTGACCATTGATGGCAGCAATGGTCAAATACTTGCAGGTGAGCCGCCAATGGTCGAGGCTGTCCTAGATGATGCGTTCCAATCTTTGATGGGCTGGGCTGACGAGATTAGCGACATTGCCGTGCGGGCCAATGCAGATACGCCGGCAGATGCCCAGACAGCCCGTAATTTCAATGCTCATGGTATTGGATTGTGCCGCACGGAACACATGTTCTTCGAAGCGGACCGGCTTACGGTGATGCGCGAGATGATTTTTGCAAATGATAGCAATGAGCGCCGCGCCGTTTTGGACCGATTATTGCCAATGCAGCGGGCAGATTTCATCAAACTTTTTGGAATCATGCAAGGCTTGCCTGTGTGCATACGCTTGTTTGATCCGCCACTGCATGAATTTTTGCCCACTGATCGGGCCGGTCTTCGAGATTTGGCCGAGGCTTTGGATTTGCCGATGTCTGATGTAACACGCCGTGTTGAAGCAATGGGTGAATACAATCCAATGTTGGGACTGCGCGGTGTTCGCTTGGGCATTACGGTGCCTGAAATTTATGAAATGCAGGCGCAAGCCATATTTGAAGCCACTATTGAATCTAAAGACGCGGGTGCACCGGTGGTGCCGGAAATTATGATCCCCTTGGTCAGCGCCAAGCGAGAAGTTGAATTGGTAAAATCACGCATTGAAGCAGTTGCAGCAAGAGTGCGCACAAACAAAGGTGTGGATTTTGATTATAAGCTGGGTGTTATGGTTGAAACCCCGCGCGCAGCGCTTAGAGCCAATGAAATTGCGATCAATTCTGCCTTTTTGAGCTTTGGGACCAATGACCTGACGCAAATGACTTATGGTTTGTCCAGAGATGATGCCGGTAGATTTATGTCTACCTATGTGCAACAAGGCGTGTTCCCGGAAGATCCATTTCACACCCTAGACGTCGAAGGGGTTGGGGAATTGTTACGCCTTGGGGCTGAGCGCGCGCGCGCTTCCAGCCCTGAGGTTGTGATTTCAATTTGTGGAGAACACGGAGGCAGCCCGGAAGCAATCGCATTTTGCCGTGATCATGGCTTTGATTATGTGTCATGTTCACCCTTTCGTGTTCCCGTTGCTCGTCTTGCAGCAGCACAGCTTGCAATCCGGGATCAGACAACTTAA